The DNA window CTTCGCGATCGGCTTCGTCGCCTCCACCATGTACGCCCGCCTGCCCGATCTGATCCGGGAGTTTCGCAAGGTCGCGCCCGAGGTCAATCTCAGCCTGGTCGAAATGGGCAGCATCGAGCAGATCACGGCGCTGAAGGAGGGTCTGATCGACGTCGGCTTCGGCCGCATCCGCTTCGACGACCCTGCCGTGCGGCGCACCATTCTGCGCAACGAGAGGCTGGTGGTCGCAGTGCCGATGGACCATCCCTTCACGCAGGAAACGGCGCCCATCCCGCTCTCACGCATCGCGACCCAGCCGCAGATCCTCTATCCGCGCGCGCCGCGCCCCAGCTATGCCGACCAGGTGCTCTCGCTGTTTCACGACAACGGGCTGGAGCCGGCCATCGCTCACGAGGTGCGCGAACTGCAGATCGCCGTGGGCATGGTGGCCGCCGAGGAGGGGGTGTGCATCGTGCCTGAATCGGTTCATCAGTCGCGCACTGTCGATGTCTGCTATCTGCCCATCGCCGAAGCGCTCTCGTCTCCGGTCATCATGAGCCATCGGGTGAACGACATCTCGCCGGAGCTGGCGATCATGGCGGCGGTGATCGCGACGACCTATGGCAGGTGGGACTACCCTGTGCCCGATACGATCTCGGAGATGGCGGAGAGATCAGGCCTGATATAGCGGCCTCTCGCCAGCCCGACATGTTCGTCGCGCGGCGGCTTGCGCATCGTCATAACCATCTGATCCTGATCGATGTATGACCCATCATAAGATGGCCAAGGGACGCTTGGGACAAGGCGGCATACACTCAGGGTATCGCGGTGATACTTTTATAGTTTTGGACCGCCCGAGCAACTTCATCCTAGTCTGATCATGGAAGCGGGCGATATCCCGCCCGTATATGATCCACAAAATCCAAACAATGTCATGGGAGATGATGATGAAGCCGCAAGCTTTCATCCGATAGCGCCTGATCGCTTCCTCAACGACCTCAAGAATCCAAAAAACAGAAGCGCACGATCGGGCGAATACATCGTACCGGATCATAAGCTGCGCCCTCAAGGGAGACAATACATGGCCACCACCAGCCTGAAGGCACGCCTGTCGGCCCTCGCATGTTGCGTCGCCGCACTCTCGGCAAGCACCGCGCAGGCCACCGAGAACGGCACGCAGCATTACCCCGTCGGCCTGCTGACCGCCTCTCAATCGATCATGCCCGAGCCCGGCAACGCAACCGTCCAGAATTACGACGTCATCTACGACGCCGACCGTATGAACGACGGCAATGGCAACAAGCTGCTTCCCGACTTTCACCTCAATGTGAAAGTGCAGGCCACCCGCTTTATCTACACCTGGCCCATCGAATTGAACGGACTGACGATCAGCAGCGGCAGCGCGATCAATTTCTACAACACCAGCCTGAGCGTCGGGGCCGAACACGGCGAACGCTTCCAACTGGCCGACACCAATATCTCACCGATCATGCTGCGCTGGACCAACAGGAAGAACCTGCATGTGATGGTGGCCGCCAATGTCTGGGCTCCCACCGGTTCCTATCGGGCCAATCGCCTGGTCAATGCGGGCCTCAACTACTGGTCCGGCGATCTCGAGGCGGGCTTCACCTGGATGCCCACCAAGCGCTGGGAGATCGGCGCGGACAGTTGGACCGGCTTCGCCTTCAACCGCAACAACGCCACCGGCTACAAATCCGGCAACACTTTCGATGTCGACTTCGTGGTCGGCTATCGCCCGCTGGTCAAGCAGCCTCAGCTTCAGCTCGCGCTGAACGGCGATTTCTTCCGCCAGTTCAGCGACGACAAGGTCAACGGCCTGAAGGTCGGCACCGACGGCTTCCGCGGCAAGCAGATGGCGCTGGGGCCGAGCATCCGCTGGGATTTCCGGCCGGGTCTGGCGGTTCTCTTCAAATATCAGAAGGAATTCGACGTGCGCAACCGGCCCGAAGGCGAGAAGTTCTGGCTGGAATTCGCCGTGCCGCTCGGGAAGTCGCATCGCGAATGATCCTCGCCCGTCCATCCGGGCCATCGATCGCTCAGCCTTGCGTTCTCACCGTGGGCACCACCGACATGCCGACGCGCAGCCGGTCCAGCCCCGGCTGAGCCGGATCGATGGCGATGCGCACGGCCAGCCGCTGCGTGATCTTGGTGAAATTGCCCGTCGCATTTTCCGGAGCAATCCCCGCAAAGGAAGCGCCCGAAGCCGGAGCAATGCTTTCGACATGGCCGGTGAAGGTGATGCCCGGCGCCGCGTCCAGATGGAAAGTGGCGCGCTGTCCGGGGCGGATCCGCGCCAGTTGGGTCTCGCGATAGCGCGCCTCGATATAGGCGAGCGCCACGGGCACCACCGCCATCAGCGACGTGCTCGACTGGACATAATTGCCAACCCGCAGCGTGCGCTGGCCGACCACCCCATCCACCGGCGCGCGGATCTGCGTGTAGGACAGGTTCAGGGCGGCCGCATCGACCGCCGCGCTCGCACGGGCGACGGCGGCCTGCGCTTCCTCGATCTGCGCGCGCAGGATCGGCAGTTGGGCGCGGGTCGCGCCATGGCTGGCGGAATCGCGGCGGCTGGCGGCCTCGTCAGCGGCGAGGCGCGAGGTGGCCTCCTGCTGCTCCTGCCGACTGGCCGATCCGTCGCTGGCCAGATCGCGATAACGGCTGGCATTGGCCTGCGAGAGCATCACGGCGGCGGCATCGACCTGCGTCGTGGCATGGGCCTGCGCGATCACATCGCTCTGCCGCGCAAGCTGGTGGCGCAGGCTTTCGGCATTGGCCTGCGCGGCGTGAAGCTCGGCTTGGGCGGAGGCCAGAGCGACCTTGAAGTCGCGGTCATCGATCACGGCCAGCAACTGCCCTTTGCGCACGGCCTGATTGTCCGTCACCAGCACCTGCGCGATCTGACCGGCGATGCGCGGCGCAACGGTGCTGGCATCGGCCAGCACATAGGCATCGTCGGTGGTCTGGTCGGCGGCGGCGCCTTCCTCATGGGTCGCGGCCCAGGTGGCGCCCATCAGGGCGGTGGCGATCAGGCCACCCAGAGCGACTTTGGCGGGCAGGGGAAGCGGCATGGCGATGGTCCTAGGCAGTCTTGGCGGGAGGGGGCGGGGGAACATGTTTGAGCAGCAGGGTCGGCACGATCAGCAGGGCGGCCAGCAGCGCGGCCAGCCCATAGGCATCGGCGATGGCAAAGGTGACCGCCTGCGTTTCCGCCGCGGCGGGGAGACCGGGCAAGGCAAGGCGCCCCGCGCGGTCGGCGATGGTGGTGAGATGGCTTGCGGTGCCCGTCACCAGCAGGCGCTCGACAATGGCGGCGCCCAGCACGCTGGCCAGCGTCTTGAGCGTGTTGATCAGGCCGGAATAGAGCGCGCCCTCGGCGGGCGAGGCCAGAGTGCTGACGGAAATGTAGAGGAAGGGCACCACCGCCAGAGGCTGACCGACCATCTGGCAGGCCTGCGCCAGCCAGAACTCATGCACCATCCAGCCATCGGTGACCTGCATGCCCAGCCAGCAGGAGGTGGCGATCAGCGCCAGCCCAAGGGCAACGACATGGCGCGCATCGACCCATTGGCGATACAACAGCGCCGACACCAGCGGAGCCAGCAGGATCTGCGGCAGGCTGATGATCAGGCCGATCGGCGCGATCTGCAGCGGGCGGAAGCGCTGCACCTCGGCCAGATGGGCGGCAGGCAGCAAGGCGCTGGCGATCACCACGACCAGAATGCCCATGAACAGCGGCAGGCCCAGCGCGAAATTGCGCCGCCCCACCATCTGCAGCTTCATGAAAGGCTGCGGGTGATGCCATTCGCTCACCACGAAAGCCGCAATCAGCGCTACGCTGGCGATGGCCGCGCCCAAGATCAGCGGAGCATGGAACCAGTCGAGCCGCTCGCCCTCCTCGGCGACGAAAGCCAGCAGCATCAGGCCGAGCGGACCGGTGGCCAGACCGGGGGCATCCACCTCCTTCAGGCGTTCGGGGCGCACCGGGTCCTGCGGCAGGCCCCACCAGACCATGCCCAGCACCAGCATGCCAATGGGCAGCACCTGCCAATAGGTCAGGCGCCAGTCGCTCCAGCCGTCCAGCCAGCTTGCGGCGAACCACAGGGCAAGATTGGGCGAAAAGGTGGCGGTCAGCGAATAGAAGCCCAGCCCCTGCAGCTTGATCGCCGGGGGCAGAAAGCGCAGCGCGGCGCCCATCAGCAAGGGGATCATCGCCCCGCCCGCCAGCCCCTGCACAGCCCGCAGCACCAGCAGCCAGCCGAAACTCGGGGCCAGCGGCAGCAGCAGGGCGCAGAGCAGAAAGACAGAGGTGATCGCCAGATGAAACCGCCGCAGCGAAAAGGTGGCGGCAAACCAAGAGGCAACCGGCATCGCCGCCAATTGGGTCGCCGCATAGATCGTGCCGAGCAGATGGGCATCATCGCCCGCCAGCCCGCGCGCTCCGGCGATATCGGTCAGGGTGATCCCGGTGACCCGGTCGTTGAGGCCCGACATCATCGCCGCGATCAGAATGCCGCACAACCCCGTCCCCAGACGCAGCCCCCAGACCGGGGCCGCAGGCATCGGAGCGGGCACCGGCCGGGCATCGGCCACCGGCCCCATCGCGGATGCCGCCGCGCTCATGCCGAGGGCGGCGTCCAGCCGCCGCCCAGAGCCTTGTAGAGCGCGGTCAGCGCCACGGCGCGGTCGGTGCGCGCCTCGATCCATTCGGCCTCGCGGTCGAGCCGGGCCTGCTGGGCGACCAGCACCGCGACATAGCCTGTCGCCCCCGCGCCATAGCGGCGCTCCGAGACATGGGCGGCGATGCGGCTCTGCTCGACCCCGGCGTTGGTCGCGGCGAGGCGTGCGTCAGCGGTGCGCAAGGCTTCGAGCGCATCGTCGATCTCATGCCAGGCGCGCAGCACCGTGGCGCGGTAGCGCAACGCGGCGACCTGCTGCTCCGCCTTGGCGAGCTCCAGCCGCCCGGTCAGGCGGCCGCCCTGAAAGATCGGCAGCGACAGCACCGGCCCGGCCACGAACTGCCGCGCATTCCACAAGGGCAGATCGGACAGGGCCAGCGACTGCAGCCCGAAACTGCCGCTCAGCGAGATGGAGGGATAGAAATCCGCCCGCGCCACGCCGATCCGCGCGGTGGCGGCATGGAGCGCCGCCTCGGCGGCCTGAATGTCCGGACGCTGGCGGGCGAGATCGGAGGACAGGCCAGCGGGCAGGCCGGACTGCGTTGTCTCGCCCGGCCCAGCGGGGGCCACCAGCAGGGCATCGAGCCCATGCGGCTCCAGCCCGGCCAGCAGGGCCAGGGCGTTGCGGGCCTCGGCGGCTTCCCTTTCGGCAAGGGGCAGGCGGGCATCGATCGCGGCCAGTTGCGTGCCCGCCGTGGCCGCATCGAAGCGGGTGGCCGCGCCGCTGCTCAAGCGGCGCTCGGCGATATGCTGTCCGGCCAGAATGGTCTGGCGATTGTCGCGCAGAATGGCGAGCCGGGCCTCGGCCCCGCGCAGATGCATATAGGTGCGCGCGACCTCGGCGCTGAGCGAAATGCGCGCGGCATCGCGCGCGAAGACCGCCTCCTGCGCCTGCGCGCGGCTGGCCTCGCGGATCCGGCGGGCCTTGCCCCACAGGTCCAGCTCCCAACTGGCGTCGAAGCCTGCCTGAAACAGGTCGTAGTCATTCGATTTGTCGGTGGGCGACAGGGTGGTGGCGCCGAAGGGATCGGTGCCTCCGGCGGCGGAAGAGGATGGGCTGCCCGCGCCGGTCAGCGCCAGAATGCCCTTCGGGCTGGCCCTCTCTCGCTGATAGGAGCTCCCGGCCTGAACGCGCGGCAGGCCTGCGGCGCCAGCGATGCGATACTGGGCCCGCGCGCTGCCGATGCGGGCCGATGCCTCGGCCAGATCGAGGTTGCCTGTCAGCGCGTGTTGCTCAAGCTGGTCGAGCACGGGATCGCCGAAAGTCTGCCACCATGCCGCGCTGATCACGCCGCCCTGCAGCAAGGCCTGAGCCGAAGCGCTGGTTGCGGCGGGGGGCGTCAGGGCCACATGCGGGGGGTTATCGGGGCCGAGGGTGCAGCTGCTGATCGACAGCATCAGGCATGGCGTGACGATCAGGGCAAAGCTGCGGCAGCGCTTCAGCAGGGCGGCAAGGCTCGTGCCACCGCCGCCCGGCCCGAAGCGGTTATGAACGAGGGAACAGGTCTGGGCTTCCGGCAGCATGAGGGGCGAGTCCGTGAGAGTGCGATGCGGCACTCTCTAGACCCGCAATCACCGCCCGGATCGCGGCACTCGGACAGATTATCGTTCGATCTCGCCAAAATCAGGCGGGCATGTCGGTGCGTGGCAGGTACTTCTCGCTGCGCGCCAGATAGCGGCTTGGCGAGGCGCCAAGGATCTTGCGGAACATGGCGATAAAGGCGCTGGGACTTTCGTACCCCAGATCGAAGGCGATATGCTGCACGCTGACCCCGCGCGCGAGCCGCTCCAGCGCCTGCATGATCTGGAACTGCTGGCGCCAGCGGATGAAGGACATGCCGGTCTCGCCCAGCACAAGGCGGGACAGGCTGCGCTCGCTCATGCCGATGCGCTGTGCCCAGGTGCCGAGCCCGGCGCGATCCGCCGGATCGGCGGCCCAGGCATCGGCGACCTTGCGCAGGCGCATATCCCCCGGCATCGGCAGGTGCAGCCGTTCCACCGGCGCTGCGGCCAGTTCGTTGAGCATGGTCTGGATCAGCGGCGCGGGCGGCCCGGCCTCATCATAGAGCGGCGGCAGATGGGACACCGCCCGGATCAGCTCGCGCAGCAGCGGCGAGATCGCCAGCGTGCAGCATTGCTGAGGCAGGGCGCCGATCAGCGAGGCATCCATGAAGACCAGATAGATCTCGACATCGCCCACACAATGCATGTCGTGGACCTTCCCCGGCGGGATCCACAAGGCGTTTTGCGAAGGCACCAGCCACAGGCCGCTGGCCACCTCGCAGGTGATCAGCCCCTTGACCGAGAGCAGCAACTGGCCGCGACGATGGGCATGGGGCTCTTTTTCCCAGCCATGGGTGATCACCATGGCGGAGAGCGGACGCTCCAGATTGTAATCCTCGAAGGCGGTTTCCGGGTCGATGGCTTGTGGAATGCCGATGTCCGGCTCGGCGTGGGCGTTCATGGTCTCTGGCATGGCGTCTGGTCGATCCGGATCGGGCGGCGGCCCTTCTTGGCCGGGATGGCCCATGGTAGAGCCGTCGCGCAATGGTCGCCAAGGCAAAAGTGCCGCCCCCGGCACCGGCTGCGCAGCATTGCAGGCAAGGCGCACGCGATGTCGGTCGCTGGCAGGAGGGCCTTCCCTAGCGTCCCCTCTAAGCGTTTCTACCCGCCCCGGCAGGGTAAAAAACATATATAAACCCGATAGAACAGGCCGCTCCACACCTCATCATCCCAGAGGACGAATGCTGACTGCCGATCGTCAATCCCGTTCGCCAGAAAGGGTGTTTTCGCCACGGTTCGCAGCCCTTCTCGTGGCGCTGCTGCCGCTTCAGCCAGACACCGCAGCCGCGCAAGCGCCGCCGCCCGCCATGGCCGCGACCGCGCCTCGCCTCGATCCCGGCTGCCACCTCACCAAACGGACCGAGATGCCGATGGATCTGGTGCAGAACCATTATGTGGTGACCGCCCTGCTCAACGGAAGGCCGGCCACAATGATGGTCGATACCGGTGCCATGGGCTCGGGGCTGCTGTTCAGCGCGATCGAGTCACTGGGGCTGGCGCATGACGTGGACAGGTCGATCGTCGTCAGCGGTGTCGGCGGCCAAACCGAAGTTCAGCATCCCGCTCTTGTCCATTCCCTCAAACTCGGCGGTGTGACTTTTTCCGATGTCCCGACCCCCGGACTGAAGATGCTGGCCATGGATGCCAGCGCCGGCCCCGTTGGCCTCATCGGGGCGGACATGCTGTCGCACTATGACGTGGAGTTCGATTTCCCCAAGGGTGTCATGGCGCTCTGGTCCGCGGATGGCTGCACGCGCCTGGTTCCGCCCTGGCAAGGCCGGATGGCGTCGTTTCACGCCAATCGCATTCGCGGCAATGCCTTCGTGATCCCGGTTGCGCTCAATGGCCATGTGGTCCGCGCGCTGCTCGACACCGGCTCCGATGCCACACAGGTATCACGCGAAGCGGCGCTGGCCTCCGGCGTGACGCAAGAGGCGCTCGAAGCGGATAAGGCAGGCACCCGCTATGGCGTGAGCGGCAAGGCCATGAAAAGCCATCTTCACCACTTCGACACCGTGCGGATCGGGCCGGAGACCTTCCGTGGCGGCGGCATGATCGTCACCGACGGCTTGCAATCGGAGGATATCGACATGCTGCTCGGCAGCGATTTCATGCGGCGGCGCAGGATCTGGGTGTCCTACACGACGGGTGAGGTGTTCATTCAACCGCCTCCCCCGGCAAACCCGCCTGCGGCTATGGCGCTTCCCGGCACCACGCCGCACATCGCCAGCGAGCCGGTTGTGCCAACCGCGCCGGGTAACGCCATGATCGCGGCAACGCCCGCGCCGCCAAACCAGCGCGCCATGCCGATTACCACCCCGGCCAGCCGGAGCGGGCCAGAGAACTATCCTGCGGCCGCCTTGCGCATGGGCGAGCAAGGCGTGGTCGGCTATGAACTGACCATCGATCCCACCGGCCATGCGACAGCCTGCAACGTCACGCAGTCCAGTGGATCGACATCGCTGGATACCGCGACATGCGCGCGCATGATGCGCGGGTCCTTCCGCCCCGCGACGGATGCGACGGGCAAGCCAACCTCGGGTGTCCACACCGGCTCAATCCGTTGGACAATTCCCCAGACCAGCCAGATGGCTGTGGGCCCCTCGACAGTCACACCCGCACCATGACGCACCAGCCATGCCCGGCCCGCTCACGCCCGCCGCTGAGCCCGGAATTTTTGCCAGGCGCCGACAAGGAACACCAACACGCCGGCCCAGATGAAGAGGAAGGAAAAAGCGCGCAGCGGTGACATCGCCTCGCCGGTCTCCACCCCGACCATAAACTGCAGCGTGGGCGCAATAAATTGCAGAAAGCCGATGGCGGTCAGCGGCATCCGCCGCGCCGCAAAGGCAAACAGGGCCAGCGGGATGACGGTCGAGGGCCCACCCAGAGCCAGCACCAGCGACACCATCGGCGCCGTTCCGAACACGCCATGACCGGCGTGATGCAGCCAGAAGGCATAGATGGCGGCCGGGATCACCAGGATCGCGCATTCGACCAGCAGCCCCGTCTGCGCCTCCACCACGGCGGATTTGCGCACGATGCCATAGCCGCAAAAGCTGAAAGCCAACCCCAGCGACACCCATGGAAATTCGCCAAGCGCCCAGCCCTGCAAGGCCACGCCAACGGCGGCCAGTGCGATGGCGATGCGCCCCGGTCGGTCGATCCTTTCCTTGAACAGCACCGCCCCTGCCGCCATGTTCAGCAAGGGATTGAGATAATAGCCAAGGCTGGCGGAAATCGTCCGGCCCGAGCAGACCGCCCAGACATAGATCGACCAATTGACCGCGATCAGCGCCGCAGACAGCAACAGCGCCGCCAGCGTATGGCGCGGCAGACGGCGCAAATGACCGCCCTGCCCCGCCACAAGCACCAGAACAATGGCCCAGGGCAAGGCCCAGATGACCCGCCATGCCACGATCTCCATCGCGCTGGCCCCCAGCCTGTCCGCCCAGATGAACAGGATCGGCAACAGCCCCCAGAAGGTGAAGCAGGCAATGCTCGCGATCAGCGGCGAACGGTCGGAGGGAACGGCGGGGGCAACAAGGCTGTCGGTCATGCCGCAAAGCGTAGAGCGCCGCGCCGCGCTTCGCCATCGATTATTGTCCGCGATGGCCCATGATCTTTCGCTCGCCTCAGTCCGGCACTTCAGCTTGGCCCGGTCCGTGGAAAGGCCGTGATGCGCAGCTTGGGCGCGGCATAGGGCAGCAAAATCAGCGTGGTGGTTGCCGGATCAAGCTGCGGAACCTCTGGCGGCGGGGCAGCGTCAGCGCCCTGTTGCGGCCAGTTCACCACACGCTGGCCGCGCGTCACCAAGGCGACAGGCGGGTTGCTGCGGGAAAATGGCGTCGGCCCGATCGGACGGTCGACCAGTTCGAAGCAGGCATCGGGGGCGAGCGCATACCGCCATTCGCTCTTGGGCTGGATTTCCCAATCGGCGGTCAGCCCATGATCGCGCAGCTTGTGCCATTGCTCGTCAATCGGCAGGGCAAAGACCAGCGGTCCAAGCTCGACGAAGCTGCCATCCGGCGTGGCAACACGGCGCGGTTTGGCCGCGAAATGGATCGTGATCCGGTCTCCAGCGTGCCAATCGCGATCGATCGTCACAAACCCCTGGTGAGCTTGCGCTCCCGCCATCTGTTGGCCGTTGATGCTGATGCTCGCGCCATCGGACCAGCCGGGCATGCGCAATTTCAGCGGAAAGCGTATCGGGCGATCCGGCGTCATCTCGATCGTCACGCTGTCGCGAAACGGGTACTCGGTGGTTTCGCGCAGATGCAGTGAAGCCCCCGCCACCGTGGTTTTCAACTCGCAGGGGCCATAGAGCGTGGCGGCGAGGCCACCCTCAGCCGTCGCCATCCACAGGCTGGCGACCAGCTTGGGCCAGCCCTGATGGAAATTGGCGGTGCAGCAGCCGAAATTCGGCTCCAGACCGAAGATGTTAGCTTCGGGTCCATTGGTGGTCCAGGGGCCCTCGGCATGGGTGCAGCGGATCTGGTTGGGCTGCTGATCGTATTGGTGAGCCCACATGTCGTCGGTGAAGGTCGCCTGCAAGGCGTTGTAGGCGATGCGCTCGATCCGGTCGCCAAGCGCGGCATCGCCGGTCACGGCCAGCGCGATTTCCAGCGAATACATCGCCTCGACAATCGCGCAGAGTTCGACGCCCTGGCTGGGGCTGCGACCGGCGAGATGCTCGTCCGCCGCTGGCATCGCGATGGGCAGGCCATGATACTGATCGAGCACCGCCAGTTGGCGATGGATCGCCTGCCGGTCGCTCTCCTTGCCCGACAGGATCGCCCAGACCGGTGAGGCCTTGAGCGCCTGCGCATTGTTGACGCCGTGGACCGAGAGCGCCGGTTCCTTCAACCCGTTGGGCGCCTCGCCGGGCTTGTCGGGCTGGTCCAGGCCGATCTGCGCCTTGGTCACCTTGCCGCGATAGGGATAGTCTCCGGCAAACAGCGCCTGCCAGTCAAAGCCCTGATCCTTGAGCAGGTGGGCCAGGTCCAGCAGCGCGGCATCGCCGGTGCGGTTGTAAAGCCAGAGGACCGAAGCCACCTCATCCTGCCAGCGGAACCGGCCCCAGTCGCGCAACGGCCGCTTCGGCATCTCGGCGAGCTGATGATGGAAATATCGGGTCATGACCGGGATCACGCGCGGGTCCCCGGTCAGTTCATGATATTGGGTGAGCACCTTGAGCATCACCATGCGCGGCCACCAATCATCGTTGGAGCGCGGCCCGAACATGCCGCCGGGCGCCGCATTGTCGAGCGTCCAGTCGATGAATTTCTGCGCCTTGGCCTTGAGCGCCGCGTCATCGAGCATCCATGCCAGCGGCAGCAGGCCATCGAGGAAATAGGGACCCCGCTCCCAGCTTTCTCCGGAACCGCCCAGCCAGCCGCTGTCCGGCCCGAGATCCGGCCATATCTCGTCGATGCGTCCGCCCATGCCGGTCGCCTGAATCTCCAACTGGCGCCGGAGCCATCCGGCGGGACGGATCGTGCCGGCCGGAAGCGGATAAAAGGGTTGCCGCGCAAGCGGGGCGCGATTGGCGGGTGGAGCTGCTGTGGCCGGGGCGGCCTGCGCAGCCGGTATGCGCAGGCCGGAACTGATGGCAGCGGCTCCCGCCAGAAACACACGGCGCTTGACGTCCATCGTCGCCCTCTCGTTTTATGCGCCGCATCACGGCCTATGGTCGCCAGCCTTACTCATATTTATATGATAATCAAGCAGGGCGGGCAGAGGACGAAGCCGAGAGCACGCCTTCCAGAATTCGGTCGACAGCGCCACCGATAGAAGCGAGGAGCGGTGAGACCACAGCAGGATATGGGCTCATGACAGATACCGACGATGACTATGTGTATGATGAGGACAGCGGTGAATGGATGCCCGCCGCCGAACTGGCAGAGCGCCGCCATGCCGCATCCCGGCCCGAGGTGCGCGACGCTGTCGGCAATCTGCTGGCGGATGGCGATCAGGTGACGCTCATCAAGGATCTGGATGTGAAGGGCGCTGGGCAAACGCTCAAGCGCGGCACGCTGATCAAGTCCATCCGCCTGACAGGCGACGCGCAGGAGATCGACTGCAAGTTCGACGGGATCAAGGGCCTGGTGCTGAGGGCGGAATTTGTCCGCAAGCGCTGAGGAAGGCGCTGGCCGTTACGGGGCCAGACGAACCGCCGGTGCGATGGCGCAAAGCACAATCCGCACCGGAGGTTTCAAAACATGGACGGGAGGGCAAGGAAGCCGCGTTTCGATGATATTGCCTCAAAAACGCGAACGTCCTGATTGTTTCAAACGCCTATTGCCCCTGTTCTTTCATCTCGAGATAGGCCGCGTCGCGCTCTTCCGGGGTTAGTCCCAGCAGATATTGCTTTGCGGCTTTATAGGTCAGGAACGGCTTGCCGTCCGCCATGATCGGGGTGGTGCGACCGTTGTAGATACGGCGAAGCAGCCGCCTTTGCGGCCTGCTCAGGGATGGGGAAACGTCATCTATCATCCCCAATTTTGATCCCGATCCCTTGCACAATCAAGCCCCATGCGGCGCTTTGTCGACGAAATCGGCATGCCCCCACACCCCCGGCATGTCTGCCGAAGCGGACCAGACCCGCGCGGACGCCATCAACCAAAGCGCGTTGTGGATCGCGCGCGGAGGGTTGACCTCACAAGTCCAGAGCCCAGGTCTCACTGCCGATGTCCTGACCGAAGAAACGCTCCTGCCTGACATCCATGCGGGAGAAGCCGGCTCGATCATAAAGCCTGCGCGCCGAAACAAGCTGGCTGTCCGTCCACAATTCGAGCCGTTCGTAACCCAGCGCGCGCGCGCGCTTCACACAGCTGTCGACCAGCAGCTTGCCAACGCCCACGCCGCGCATCTCGGGCTCGACATAAAGCAGACGCAGCTTGCCCACACCGGGCTGGTCGCCGCGCACCAGGAAGATGGAGCCGGCAAGCCTGCCGCCGTCACACTCCGCGATCCAGGCGTCATCGCGCGCCGGGTCGAAATGCTGATGGAACTCGGCGAGAATGGCTGCGATGAGGGCCTCGTAATCGCTGTCATAGCCGTATTCACGGGCATAGAGGATCGCCTGCCGGGCAATGACCATGCCCAGATCGCCCGGCCTCAAACCCCGCAGCGACGGGGAGGGCGGGGACGCGGCCTCGAAAATACCCACGATATCGGACGCTGCCGCCAGCAGCCGGTTCCGGCGCGGCTCCGGCAAAGACTCCAGAAGGCCGCCAACCACCTCGCAGGTCGCGGCTTCAAGGGCCTGATAGGTGGCCCGGCCCTCCTCGGTCAGCGCCAGCAGGCGGTGTCGGCCATGGGCGGGATCGTCCCGACTGGCCAGCAGGCCGGCGTCGGTAAATCGCTTGAGCGTGCGACTGAGCTGAGCCCGATCGAGGTGCAGCACGCGCCCGATCTCGGCCGCGGTCGGATCGGTGCGTTGCGCGAGCTCATA is part of the Novosphingobium sp. genome and encodes:
- a CDS encoding transporter, whose protein sequence is MATTSLKARLSALACCVAALSASTAQATENGTQHYPVGLLTASQSIMPEPGNATVQNYDVIYDADRMNDGNGNKLLPDFHLNVKVQATRFIYTWPIELNGLTISSGSAINFYNTSLSVGAEHGERFQLADTNISPIMLRWTNRKNLHVMVAANVWAPTGSYRANRLVNAGLNYWSGDLEAGFTWMPTKRWEIGADSWTGFAFNRNNATGYKSGNTFDVDFVVGYRPLVKQPQLQLALNGDFFRQFSDDKVNGLKVGTDGFRGKQMALGPSIRWDFRPGLAVLFKYQKEFDVRNRPEGEKFWLEFAVPLGKSHRE
- a CDS encoding LysR family transcriptional regulator; the protein is MDLRQLRYFKMVADERNFTRAAQRLHIAQPPLSRQIQQLEAELGTSLFDREARPLGLTPTGRLFYDQANQVLSRVEDMRSMITRAIATQQRNFAIGFVASTMYARLPDLIREFRKVAPEVNLSLVEMGSIEQITALKEGLIDVGFGRIRFDDPAVRRTILRNERLVVAVPMDHPFTQETAPIPLSRIATQPQILYPRAPRPSYADQVLSLFHDNGLEPAIAHEVRELQIAVGMVAAEEGVCIVPESVHQSRTVDVCYLPIAEALSSPVIMSHRVNDISPELAIMAAVIATTYGRWDYPVPDTISEMAERSGLI
- a CDS encoding efflux transporter outer membrane subunit, whose translation is MLPEAQTCSLVHNRFGPGGGGTSLAALLKRCRSFALIVTPCLMLSISSCTLGPDNPPHVALTPPAATSASAQALLQGGVISAAWWQTFGDPVLDQLEQHALTGNLDLAEASARIGSARAQYRIAGAAGLPRVQAGSSYQRERASPKGILALTGAGSPSSSAAGGTDPFGATTLSPTDKSNDYDLFQAGFDASWELDLWGKARRIREASRAQAQEAVFARDAARISLSAEVARTYMHLRGAEARLAILRDNRQTILAGQHIAERRLSSGAATRFDAATAGTQLAAIDARLPLAEREAAEARNALALLAGLEPHGLDALLVAPAGPGETTQSGLPAGLSSDLARQRPDIQAAEAALHAATARIGVARADFYPSISLSGSFGLQSLALSDLPLWNARQFVAGPVLSLPIFQGGRLTGRLELAKAEQQVAALRYRATVLRAWHEIDDALEALRTADARLAATNAGVEQSRIAAHVSERRYGAGATGYVAVLVAQQARLDREAEWIEARTDRAVALTALYKALGGGWTPPSA
- a CDS encoding MFS transporter; protein product: MSAAASAMGPVADARPVPAPMPAAPVWGLRLGTGLCGILIAAMMSGLNDRVTGITLTDIAGARGLAGDDAHLLGTIYAATQLAAMPVASWFAATFSLRRFHLAITSVFLLCALLLPLAPSFGWLLVLRAVQGLAGGAMIPLLMGAALRFLPPAIKLQGLGFYSLTATFSPNLALWFAASWLDGWSDWRLTYWQVLPIGMLVLGMVWWGLPQDPVRPERLKEVDAPGLATGPLGLMLLAFVAEEGERLDWFHAPLILGAAIASVALIAAFVVSEWHHPQPFMKLQMVGRRNFALGLPLFMGILVVVIASALLPAAHLAEVQRFRPLQIAPIGLIISLPQILLAPLVSALLYRQWVDARHVVALGLALIATSCWLGMQVTDGWMVHEFWLAQACQMVGQPLAVVPFLYISVSTLASPAEGALYSGLINTLKTLASVLGAAIVERLLVTGTASHLTTIADRAGRLALPGLPAAAETQAVTFAIADAYGLAALLAALLIVPTLLLKHVPPPPPAKTA
- a CDS encoding HlyD family secretion protein produces the protein MPLPLPAKVALGGLIATALMGATWAATHEEGAAADQTTDDAYVLADASTVAPRIAGQIAQVLVTDNQAVRKGQLLAVIDDRDFKVALASAQAELHAAQANAESLRHQLARQSDVIAQAHATTQVDAAAVMLSQANASRYRDLASDGSASRQEQQEATSRLAADEAASRRDSASHGATRAQLPILRAQIEEAQAAVARASAAVDAAALNLSYTQIRAPVDGVVGQRTLRVGNYVQSSTSLMAVVPVALAYIEARYRETQLARIRPGQRATFHLDAAPGITFTGHVESIAPASGASFAGIAPENATGNFTKITQRLAVRIAIDPAQPGLDRLRVGMSVVPTVRTQG